From Salvelinus sp. IW2-2015 linkage group LG2, ASM291031v2, whole genome shotgun sequence, one genomic window encodes:
- the LOC111975576 gene encoding interferon-inducible double-stranded RNA-dependent protein kinase activator A homolog produces MSQDGFQPTLIRTTHNNNTSMTIQQTQAPCPGKTPIQILHEYGTKIGNLPVYVMEKAEGEAHQPSFIFNVTIGDVSCTGQGSSKKAAKHQAAESALNLLEIDAGTPLHIKTESNGIPAEPNDQPNSVGILQELALQRGWRLPEYTVLMEAGPPHKREFTVTCRMESLTETAMGNSKKVAKKAAAEKMVAKLQNLSGCPEITWTPKPSVRLENLRNSSAEKMSLLRRNPLSIPNTDYIQMMLELSNEQGFEVTYFDIDELTVNGQYQCLAELSTSPVTVCHGTGISCGNAHNDAAHSALQYIKIMASIK; encoded by the exons ATGTCTCAAGACGGATTTCAACCTACACTAATAAGGACCACGCACAATAACAACACGAG CATGACTATTCAACAAACTCAGGCACCGTGCCCTGGTAAAACGCCAATACAAATTCTGCATGAATACGGAACCAAAATTGGTAACCTTCCCGTGTACGTGATGGAAAAGGCTGAAGGGGAGGCACACCAACCCAGTTTCATCTTTAACGTCACAATAGGCGATGTATCCTGCACAG GTCAAGGATCCAGTAAAAAAGCTGCCAAACACCAGGCCGCTGAGTCTGCCCTGAACCTTCTGGAAATAGACGCTGGGACACC CCTTCACATAAAGACGGAGAGTAACGGCATCCCAGCAGAGCCCAACGATCAACCCAACTCAGTGGGGATTCTGCAG GAGCTGGCACTGCAGCGGGGATGGCGCCTCCCTGAATACACTGTTCTCATGGAGGCGGGCCCACCTCACAAGAGAGAGTTCACTGTTACCTGCAGAATGGAGTCACTGACAGAGACGG CAATGGGAAATTCCAAGAAGGTGGCCAAAAAGGCAGCTGCGGAGAAGATGGTGGCTAAACTTCAAAATCTGTCTGGCTGTCCTGAAATCACATGG ACCCCGAAGCCCAGTGTCCGTCTGGAGAACTTGCGTAACTCCTCTGCAGAGAAGATGTCTCTCCTGAGAAGGAATCCACTCAGTATTCCCAACACCGACTACATCCAGATGATGCTGGAGCTGTCCAACGAGCAGGGCTTCGAAGTCACATACTTTGACATTG ATGAGCTGACTGTGAACGGGCAGTACCAGTGTCTGGCAGAGCTGTCCACCTCACCTGTCACCGTATGCCACGGCACGGGCATCTCCTGCGGCAACGCACACAATGACGCCGCACACAGCGCGCTTCAGTACATCAAGATCATGGCTTCTATCAAATGA